A window of the Arachis duranensis cultivar V14167 chromosome 5, aradu.V14167.gnm2.J7QH, whole genome shotgun sequence genome harbors these coding sequences:
- the LOC107489744 gene encoding LOW QUALITY PROTEIN: uncharacterized protein LOC107489744 (The sequence of the model RefSeq protein was modified relative to this genomic sequence to represent the inferred CDS: inserted 1 base in 1 codon) produces MSGVPKRPHDETVHQSSKHPHEXPLHSVYRMPSSFNDFHADHATGTENRIESKDLKDSRDLRFENRDTKAEKELPGEARRDSQIAKSEKDVRVEGRSDDNKDTRHDQDIYNDSTSDIKKDKDGFGVVSSHLNWKESKEYRGKRYPDVPSGSLDPWHISRGNTPIEVGKQRMDSSTAEERDYLEAHEAVGENKIDSKSEDRFKDRKRRDVKHRELGDKEKERSDHRNIMQVNNTSGESKEPSKEERDVEKWDKERKDLPKERDNSKDREKDNLKRESWNGMEKEVSNNEKELGDGSAKITEQEPEQKKLKDADSWKNVDREGRERRKERDGDVEGDRPEKRSKFDKQSEDGSADGEGTGDKEREVHNYNVQHRKRIQRSRGSPQLVNREPRFRSHGQHDDESQGKTEVTSVVYRAGESMQELIKLWDDYASSQSQVEKNGECSNSGPTLEIRIPAENVTATNRQVRGGQLWGTDVYTYDSDLVAVLMHTGYCRPTASPPPTAIQELRATIRVLPRQDCYISTLRNNVRSRAWGAATIGCSYKVERCCIVKRGGGTIDLEPCLTHTSTIEPTLAPAAVERTMTTRAAASNALRQQRFVREVTIQYNLCNEPWIKYSISIVADKGLKKALYTSARLKKGEVLYLETHSCRYELGFAGEKMVKTTPSSQLHNPDAEKSQNHHHSANGDKADSDSIMIDVFRWSRCKKPLPQKVMRTIGIPLPPEHIEVLEENLDWEDVQWSQTGVWIAGKEYTLARVHFLSMN; encoded by the exons ATGAGTGGTGTACCTAAGAGACCTCATGATGAGACTGTTCATCAATCTTCAAAGCACCCACATG GACCTCTTCACTCAGTGTATCGGATGCCATCATCTTTCAATGATTTCCATGCAGATCATGCCACTGGAACTGAGAATAGGATAGAATCAAAGGATCTAAAGGATAGTAGAGATCTCCGGTTTGAGAATCGTGATACAAAGGCAGAGAAGGAGTTGCCTGGTGAAGCAAGAAGGGATTCTCAGATTGCTAAGAGTGAGAAGGATGTGCGTGTTGAAGGTAGATCAGATGACAACAAGGATACTAGACATGATCAGGATATTTATAATGATTCAACCAGTGACATTAAAAAAGACAAGGATGGCTTTGGTGTGGTAAGCAGCCACTTGAATTGGAAAGAATCAAAAGAATACAGGGGGAAAAGATATCCTGATGTTCCAAGTGGAAGTTTGGACCCTTGGCATATTTCACGGGGGAATACACCAATTGAAGTTGGGAAGCAGAGGATGGACAGCTCGACAGCAGAAGAAAGGGACTATTTGGAAGCTCATGAGGCTGTTGGGGAAAACAAAATTGACTCTAAAAGCGAAGATAGATTCAAAGACAGAAAGAGAAGGGATGTAAAGCATCGCGAGTTGGGGgacaaggaaaaagaaagaagtgatCACAGAAATATTATGCAGGTTAACAATACTAGTGGTGAAAGCAAAGAACCCTCCAAAGAAGAGAGAGATGTAGAAAAGTGGGACAAGGAGAGGAAAGATCTTCCAAAAGAAAGAGATAATTCAAAAGATAGAGAAAAAGATAATCTCAAAAGGGAATCATGGAATGGAATGGAGAAAGAAGTTTCAAATAATGAGAAGGAGCTTGGTGATGGATCCGCAAAAATCACAGAGCAAGAACCAGAACAGAAGAAACTAAAAGATGCTGACAGCTGGAAAAATGTTGACAGAGAAGGTAGAGAGAGGAGGAAAGAAAGGGATGGTGATGTGGAGGGAGATAGGCCTGAAAAGCGCAGTAAATTTGACAAGCAATCAGAAGATGGGAGTGCTGATGGGGAAGGGACAGGAGATAAGGAGAGGGAAGTCCACAACTATAATGTTCAACATCGTAAGAGGATACAAAGATCAAGGGGAAGCCCTCAGTTGGTCAATCGCGAGCCTCGTTTTAGATCCCATGGCCAACATGATGACGA GTCTCAAG GTAAAACAGAAGTAACTTCTGTTGTTTATAGAGCTGGTGAAAGCATGCAAGAGCTGATAAAGTTGTGGGATGATTATGCATCATCTCAATCTCAAGTGGAGAAAAATGGTGAATGCTCTAATAGTGGCCCTACTCTTGAGATCCGGATACCAGCTGAGAATGTTACTGCTACAAACCGCCAA GTCAGAGGTGGCCAGCTATGGGGAACTGATGTCTACACATATGACTCAGATCTTGTTGCAG TTCTCATGCATACAGGTTACTGTCGCCCAACAGCTTCTCCGCCTCCAACGGCTATACAAGAGTTGCGTGCAACCATTCGTGTGCTACCAAGACAGGATT GCTATATTTCTACCCTAAGAAACAATGTACGTTCCCGTGCCTGGGGTGCTGCAACAATTGGTTGTAGTTATAAAGTTGAGCGGTGTTGCATAGTGAAG AGAGGAGGTGGAACGATTGATCTTGAACCGTGCCTTACGCATACATCAACCATCGAGCCAACCCTTGCACCAGCAGCTGTTGAGCGGACAATGACCACCAGGGCTGCGGCTTCG AATGCATTGCGGCAGCAAAGATTTGTTAGGGAAGTCACAATACAGTACAACCTATGCAATGAACCTTG GATTAAATATAGTATAAGCATTGTTGCTGACAAGGGTCTCAAAAAGGCACTTTATACATCTGCTCGGTTGAAGAAGGGGGAAGTTTTGTATCTAGAGACGCACTCATGCAG ATATGAACTTGGTTTTGCCGGAGAGAAAATGGTCAAGACTACACCCAGCAGTCAGTTGCATAACCCAGATGCAGAAAAATCTCAAAATCACCATCATTCTGCAAATGGGGACAAAGCTGATTCTGATAGCATCATGATTGATGTGTTTCGCTGGTCTCGGTGTAAGAAGCCTTTACCCCAGAAAGTTATGCGCACCATTGGCATCCCTCTGCCTCCTGAACATATAGAG GTACTGGAGGAGAACCTAGACTGGGAAGACGTACAATGGTCGCAAACTGGTGTTTGGATTGCTGGAAAGGAGTATACACTAGCACGGGTCCATTTCTTGTCAATGAATTAA
- the LOC107489716 gene encoding uncharacterized protein LOC107489716, translating into MEDIDLELDEMELVAAAAGYYYYSCLTKQPSRCLSPRRCEFVSEVLNGHDDYCREMLRMDKHVFHKLCDILRQRAMLRDTAESRFRNKKGILSQNVLAACTFDLQFIFIYPGWEGSVTDSHVLRAVLDNPDQNFPQIPEGKYYLVDSGYLNTGGFIAPFEGVRYQQYEFRGANQLPRNAKELFNHRHCFLRNAILRSFNVLKARFPILKLAPQYSFQIQRDIVIAGCVLHNFIRREERNEWLFDSVGAAPVDEPSDPDDLPDVQFLSSMQEQFAYSLRDSIAAAMWDDFLNKWDEW; encoded by the exons ATGGAAGACATTGATCTAGAATTGGATGAGATGGAACTAGTTGCGGCTGCTGCTGGCTACTATTACTACAGCTGTCTAACCAAGCAACCTTCTCGTTGTCTATCTCCTAGGAGATGCGAATTTGTGTCAGAAGTGCTGAATGGTCATGATGACTACTGCCGGGAAATGTTGCGGATGGACAAGCATGTATTTCACAAGTTGTGTGACATTCTCCGTCAACGAGCCATGCTACGTGATACTGCAG AATCTCGATTTCGAAATAAGAAAGGTATCCTATCTCAAAATGTACTGGCAGCCTGCACATTTGACCTGCAGTTTATATTCATTTATCCTGGTTGGGAAGGCTCTGTCACAGACTCGCATGTGTTAAGGGCAGTCCTTGACAACCCAGATCAGAATTTCCCGCAAATACCTGAAG GAAAGTACTACCTTGTAGACTCGGGATACCTCAATACAGGAGGGTTTATTGCTCCTTTTGAAGGTGTTCGATACCAGCAATACGAGTTCAGAGGTGCGAATCAGCTACCCAGAAATGCAAAGGAGCTGTTCAACCATAGGCACTGTTTTCTGAGGAATGCTATCCTGAGATCATTCAATGTGTTGAAGGCTAGATTCCCTATCCTTAAACTTGCTCCTCAGTATTCCTTTCAGATTCAGCGGGACATAGTCATTGCTGGATGTGTTCTGCACAACTTCATCCGCCGCGAGGAAAGGAATGAGTGGTTATTTGATAGCGTTGGAGCAGCACCAGTGGATGAACCGTCAGACCCCGATGATCTACCTGATGTCCAGTTTCTCTCTTCAATGCAAGAACAGTTTGCGTACTCGTTAAGGGATTCAATTGCTGCAGCTATGTGGGATGATTTCCTTAATAAATGGGACGAGTGGTGA
- the LOC110281213 gene encoding uncharacterized protein LOC110281213, with product MTYADEDGSSGSGDDAIMLDGHKRHAGVPSSSGASRKRGRKAAGGAIVDAMLEIAAASKMRASAIMKSEDRFSVSKCIKLLDETQGVDDRIYFLALDLFEDHPNAREVFISLKDEKRLPWLQGKCGVSSAQIV from the coding sequence ATGACTTATGCGGATGAGGATGGCTCTTCGGGCTCTGGAGACGATGCAATCATGTTGGATGGACACAAACGCCATGCTGGCGTGCCATCTAGTTCCGGTGCCAGCCGGAAGAGAGGAAGGAAAGCTGCTGGTGGTGCTATAGTGGATGCCATGCTGGAGATAGCTGCTGCTTCGAAGATGAGGGCAAGTGCAATTATGAAGAGTGAGGACAGATTCTCCGTAAGCAAGTGCATCAAATTGTTGGATGAGACGCAAGGTGTTGATGATCGGATATActttcttgctttggatttgtTTGAGGACCACCCCAATGCCCGTGAGGTTTTCATCTCTCTTAAGGATGAGAAAAGATTGCCATGGTTGCAGGGCAAATGTGGGGTTTCCTCTGCACAAATTGTTTGA
- the LOC107489745 gene encoding pentatricopeptide repeat-containing protein At2g40240, mitochondrial: MSFHSKLLNKTLFYSLFTLRRFTTTATTTAKQFPANPTSTSYDELTNAAGSSGDFHALRDALNKRIQDNCFNTKSTFNFVTDETFSSSLLNHLLQTLSALNRGVTRKNAFDSLITRLCKLQRVDDALHVIEYMVRIDAGGCRPSATTFYPVLNLLTRQKAIDHARRVVDFMSTLGLNLDLTGHNYFLVAHCYAGDVAAAAGVLKKMEEDGIDADARTFDALVLGACKVKKVDGGMMLVKRMVDDGVPILYSTHMFVIRGLLQMKCYEQALRYVKGFGGKDKALDAELFGYLASQLVGLKRIKEAVIVLEEMDQRGLPMGHKLRIFYEKNAGNEDKGEKKKEKKRSG; this comes from the coding sequence ATGTCGTTTCACTCAAAACTACTCAACAAAACCCTCTTTTATTCCCTCTTTACCCTCCGTCGATTCACTACCACCGCCACCACCACCGCCAAGCAATTTCCCGCTAACCCAACCTCCACCTCTTACGACGAACTCACCAATGCTGCTGGAAGCTCCGGCGACTTCCATGCTCTTCGCGATGCCCTCAACAAGCGCATCCAAGACAACTGCTTCAACACCAAGTCCACCTTCAACTTCGTCACCGACGAAACCTTCTCCTCTTCCCTCCTCAACCACCTCCTTCAAACCCTATCCGCCCTCAACCGCGGCGTCACGCGCAAGAACGCGTTCGATTCCCTCATCACGCGCCTCTGCAAGCTCCAGCGCGTCGATGACGCGCTCCACGTCATCGAATATATGGTACGTATCGACGCCGGGGGCTGCCGCCCCAGTGCGACCACCTTCTACCCCGTCCTGAACCTCCTAACGCGCCAGAAAGCCATAGACCACGCGCGGCGCGTGGTAGATTTCATGTCCACGCTTGGCCTGAATCTGGATCTGACGGGACACAACTACTTCCTCGTTGCGCACTGCTACGCCGGAGACGTGGCTGCCGCCGCCGGAGTTTTGAAGAAGATGGAGGAAGATGGGATTGATGCGGACGCGCGTACGTTCGACGCGCTTGTGTTGGGCGCGTGTAAAGTTAAGAAGGTGGACGGTGGTATGATGCTTGTGAAAAGGATGGTGGATGATGGAGTTCCTATTTTGTATTCAACGCACATGTTTGTGATTAGGGGTTTGTTGCAGATGAAATGCTATGAACAAGCTTTGAGGTATGTGAAGGGTTTTGGTGGAAAAGATAAAGCTTTGGATGCTGAACTTTTTGGGTATTTGGCTAGCCAGCTTGTAGGGTTGAAGAGGATTAAGGAGGCAGTGATTGTTTTGGAGGAAATGGACCAAAGGGGTTTGCCAATGGGTCACAAATTGAGAATCTTTTATGAGAAGAATGCTGGAAATGAGGATaaaggggagaagaagaaggagaagaagaggagtGGTTGA
- the LOC127739757 gene encoding peroxidase 47 produces MVYKRPLKCLRIVMANLVTVFVVMGIIVSGFRIGADGLNMNYYLFSCPFVESIVKDIVNRALEDDPSLAAPLLRMHFHDCFIQGCDGSILIDSTKGNKAEKDSPANLSLRGYEIIDDIKEELERQCPGVVSCADILALAARDAVFFAGGPVYDIPKGRKDGTRSKIEDTINLPSPNFNASDLIKMFAQHGFSAQEMVALSGAHTIGVARCSSFKNRLTKVDPNLNSEFAKTLSRTCSAMPYLKQIYDLFLNSTLFHQDWYRLFGYLAYVGYASLKNPYGQNPWSLGKNPIEEKEYINHA; encoded by the exons ATGGTGTACAAAAGGCCATTGAAGTGTTTGAGGATAGTGATGGCTAATTTGGTGACAGTGTTTGTTGTGATGGGAATTATAGTGAGTGGTTTCAGAATTGGAGCAGATGGTTTGAACATGAATTACTATTTGTTTAGTTGCCCTTTTGTTGAATCTATTGTTAAGGACATTGTCAATAGGGCATTGGAAGATGATCCTTCACTTGCTGCTCCTCTTCTTAGAATGCACTTCCATGATTGTTTCATTCAg GGATGTGATGGATCAATTTTGATTGATTCCACAAAGGGTAACAAAGCAGAAAAGGATTCACCAGCAAATTTGAGTTTGAGAGGCTATGAAATCATAGATGACATCAAAGAAGAGCTTGAAAGACAATGTCCTGGAGTAGTTTCATGTGCTGATATTCTTGCTTTAGCTGCTAGAGATGCAGTTTTCTTT GCAGGGGGACCAGTTTATGACATACCAAAGGGAAGAAAAGATGGAACAAGGTCCAAAATTGAGGATACCATTAATCTGCCATCTCCCAACTTCAATGCTTCTGATCTCATCAAGATGTTTGCCCAACATGGCTTTTCAGCACAAGAGATGGTGGCTCTCTCTG GGGCTCACACAATAGGAGTAGCTAGGTGTTCTTCTTTCAAGAACAGGCTAACAAAAGTGGATCCAAATTTGAACTCAGAATTTGCAAAGACACTGTCCAGAACATGCAGTGCTATGccttatttaaaacaaatatatgatctat TTCTGAATAGTACATTGTTCCACCAAGATTGGTATCGACTATTTGGATACTTGGCTTATGTAGGTTATGCCTCCTTAAAAAACCCCTATGGACAAAACCCCTGGAGCTTGGGAAAAAATCCAAtagaggaaaaagagtacatcaaCCATGCATAA